The DNA window GTGTAGTTGTCCGCAGCCGCCGGCCTCCAGTACGTCGTCGGCTTCGACTGCGCCAGGGCCGGAAGCGAAACCGCCAGGAACCCCACCCACGCCCCCAGGAGACGCCCCATCCGACGGCTGCAACCCATAAGCCCTCCTGTTCAGGAAGCGCTCGCCCCATACAAGCCAACGGGGCCGGGTCGCGGCGTCGTACATGAAAAACGCGGCCGGGAAGATGTACGAAAAAGGATCCCGGAATCGTTTCCTGAGGCGGAGGAATACCATGTTCTGGGTCCAGGCCGTCCTCGTCGCGAGCTGTCTGCAGTCCGCCTCGGGAAAAGCGACCTACCGGCTTCCGTACGAAGACGGCAAATCCTTTCCCGTCACGCAGGGGAACGACGGTTCGGTTTCCCACCGGGGAGCCGGGCGCTTCGCCTTCGACTTCGGAATGCCGGAAGGGACCCCCGTCTGCGCGGCCCGGGGCGGAAAGGTCGTGGCCGCCGCGGAGGACGAAACGGCCCGCGGCGCCTCCGGCAAGTACGGCGGCCTGGGCAACCATGTCAAGATCGATCACGGGGACGGCACGGTCGGCGTCTACATGCACCTCAAGCCTCAGGGGGTCGAAGTCGAGGTCGGCGAGACGGTCCTGCAGGGAGACATCATCGGCTTCTCCGGAGCCACCGGCAACGTGACCGGGCCGCACCTGCACTTCCAGGTGGAACGCGACGGACGTTCGATCCCCATCGCCTTCGACGACGTCGAGACGGACGGCGGCGTCCCCCAGGAGGGGCGTTCCTACACGTCGCGGAACACCCCGGGGATTCCGGCCGAGGTGAAGGATCGCCTGACGGCGCTCCGGCGGGCGGCGCGCCTGGCCGAAGAGGAGGGAGCCTGGGGGATCGTCTACCGGGCCTGCAAGCGGCTGGCGGAGGAAAAACTGCGCGTTCCCTATCCGCCTCAGGAGGAGGCCCGCCGGACGATGCAAGCCGTCGCGGAGCGGGCGGCGGAGGCGGCCCGGTCGCGCGACCTCGACGGACTTTTCCGGGCCCGGGCCGCGTTCGAAGGCGCTCCCGACGGCCCGATCCGGGACGCGCTGGCGGCCCTCGAGAAGGAACCCGGATATCGGGAGGCCCGCGCGCGGGCCCGAACGTGGGAGCGCTTCTACCGCGCGCTTCGCGACGAGGTCGAAGGCAAGCTTCCCTCCGCCCGGCTGCAGTATCGACGGGTCCTTACGGAAGGCCCGGATCCCGATCTGGCCTCGCGGGTGCGCCGGAGGCTCGACGCGGTCGAGGCGCTCCTGCGGGAGCGCCTCCGGGAGACGAGATCTTGACGTGTATAATCTGACGGCATGGACCGTGGCGGCCCCCGGGATCGCCCTCCGGGGCGCGTCTCGCCCCGTCCGAGGAGCCGCCGCCGTGGGCGATAAGGAGCTCGTGGCGGCGCTCCGGACCGGCCAGAACCAGGCCTGGACCCAGCTC is part of the Planctomycetota bacterium genome and encodes:
- a CDS encoding M23 family metallopeptidase yields the protein MFWVQAVLVASCLQSASGKATYRLPYEDGKSFPVTQGNDGSVSHRGAGRFAFDFGMPEGTPVCAARGGKVVAAAEDETARGASGKYGGLGNHVKIDHGDGTVGVYMHLKPQGVEVEVGETVLQGDIIGFSGATGNVTGPHLHFQVERDGRSIPIAFDDVETDGGVPQEGRSYTSRNTPGIPAEVKDRLTALRRAARLAEEEGAWGIVYRACKRLAEEKLRVPYPPQEEARRTMQAVAERAAEAARSRDLDGLFRARAAFEGAPDGPIRDALAALEKEPGYREARARARTWERFYRALRDEVEGKLPSARLQYRRVLTEGPDPDLASRVRRRLDAVEALLRERLRETRS